One window from the genome of Salvia splendens isolate huo1 chromosome 9, SspV2, whole genome shotgun sequence encodes:
- the LOC121748668 gene encoding EIN3-binding F-box protein 1-like has translation MPALVNYRGDDDLYSGASLRSGDSGLLLSNSHVEIYCPPRKRSRISGPCVISGNFFEDNRPSVDVLPDECLFEIFRRLPGGRERSSAACVSKRWLTILSSVRSSEFYNKEHVSADEDMEVECDGYLTRCVEGKKATDVRLAAIAVGTSSRGGLGKLSIRGSNSLRKVSNFGMSAIARGCPSLKALSLWNVLSIGDEGLFEIARECHSLEKLDLCQCPSISDKGLAAVAKSCPNLTAVNIESCSNIGNDGLQALAKFCPKLQSITIKDCARVGDQGIACLLSSASGLTKVKLQSLNITDYSVAVIGHYGKAITNLVLCGLQNVNQKGFWVMGNARGLESLSNLTVSSCRGITDLSIEAVGKGCPNLKHMCVRKCCFVSDNGLVAFAKATSSLECLQLEECNRITQIGILTALSCISSKLKSVSLVKCMGIKDLSIDFPALSPCESLRSLSIRSCPGFGSTSLAMVGKLCPHLHHLDLSGLCGITDTGLLPLLECCEAGLAKVDLSECSNLSDEVILALARLHGATLELVNIDGCQKITDATLAALAESCPLLNDLDVSRCLVTDAGVAALSRGVQSNLQVLSLSGCSMVSNKSIPALERLGQTLVGLNLQHCNSISNSKVEMLTEKLWRCDILS, from the exons ATGCCTGCTCTTGTCAATTACAGAG GTGATGATGATCTGTATTCTGGGGCTTCATTGCGTTCCGGAGATTCCGGCCTCTTACTCTCCAACTCCCACGTGGAGATCTACTGCCCTCCAAGGAAGCGCTCACGGATCAGCGGCCCTTGCGTCATTAGTGGGAACTTCTTCGAGGATAACAGACCATCTGTTGATGTCCTCCCAGATGAGTGCTTATTCGAGATCTTCAGGCGCTTACCTGGTGGCCGGGAGAGGAGTTCCGCAGCATGTGTTTCAAAGCGCTGGCTCACGATCTTGAGCAGCGTTCGCAGCTCTGAGTTCTACAACAAGGAACATGTCTCCGCGGATGAGGATATGGAAGTGGAATGTGATGGGTACCTCACTAGGTGTGTGGAAGGGAAGAAAGCGACGGATGTCAGGCTTGCCGCCATTGCAGTTGGCACATCTAGCCGCGGGGGACTTGGGAAGCTTTCTATCAGGGGAAGCAACTCGTTGAGGAAGGTTTCTAACTTTGGTATGTCAGCGATAGCTCGCGGTTGCCCTTCCCTCAAGGCGCTCTCATTGTGGAATGTGCTCTCCATCGGTGACGAAGGGCTATTTGAGATTGCGCGAGAGTGCCATTCGTTGGAGAAGCTTGACCTGTGCCAATGTCCTTCAATTTCTGACAAGGGTTTGGCCGCCGTCGCAAAGAGTTGTCCCAATTTGACTGCAGTGAATATCGAATCATGTTCAAACATTGGCAATGACGGCCTTCAAGCACTTGCCAAATTCTGTCCGAAGCTGCAGTCAATCACTATCAAAGACTGCGCGCGTGTGGGGGATCAGGGCATTGCCTGCCTTTTGTCATCGGCCTCTGGCTTGACAAAGGTGAAACTTCAGTCGCTCAACATCACAGATTACTCGGTTGCTGTGATAGGCCACTACGGAAAAGCCATTACGAATCTTGTTCTATGCGGGCTTCAAAATGTGAACCAAAAAGGCTTCTGGGTGATGGGCAATGCACGAGGTCTTGAATCACTATCGAATCTGACCGTTAGTTCTTGCCGGGGAATAACCGACTTGAGCATCGAAGCAGTCGGGAAGGGCTGCCCGAACTTGAAACACATGTGTGTCCGTAAGTGTTGCTTTGTGTCCGACAATGGGCTCGTGGCTTTTGCCAAGGCAACGAGCTCTCTTGAATGCTTGCAGCTGGAGGAATGCAACAGGATTACACAAATAGGGATCTTGACTGCTCTTTCCTGCATCAGTTCGAAATTGAAATCTGTTTCATTGGTTAAATGCATGGGAATCAAGGATCTATCGATAGACTTTCCAGCACTCTCCCCCTGCGAGTCTCTTCGCTCTTTGTCGATCCGGAGCTGTCCCGGATTCGGAAGTACTAGTTTGGCTATGGTTGGGAAGCTATGCCCCCACCTACATCACTTGGATCTGAGTGGACTTTGCGGGATCACGGACACAGGCCTTCTCCCGCTCCTCGAATGCTGTGAGGCGGGGCTCGCCAAGGTTGATCTTAGCGAGTGCTCGAATTTGAGCGACGAAGTGATCTTGGCCTTGGCTAGGTTGCACGGTGCGACTCTTGAATTGGTGAATATCGACGGGTGCCAAAAGATCACCGATGCAACTCTAGCAGCGCTGGCCGAGAGTTGCCCCTTACTCAATGACCTTGACGTCTCCAGGTGTTTGGTCACGGATGCTGGTGTTGCTGCTCTTTCGCGTGGAGTGCAATCTAATCTGCAGGTCCTCTCCTTGTCGGGGTGCTCGATGGTGTCGAACAAGAGCATTCCCGCTCTCGAGAGACTTGGGCAGACGCTCGTCGGCTTGAATCTCCAGCACTGCAACTCCATCAGCAACAGCAAAGTGGAGATGCTCACTGAGAAATTGTGGAGATGCGATATCCTTTCTTGA
- the LOC121748696 gene encoding DNA-directed RNA polymerase II subunit RPB7 isoform X1, with amino-acid sequence MFFHMVLERNMQLHPRHFGRDLRDKLVTKLMKDVEGTCRLLNCDSTLMFFFNFLGIDVIEREDSTIHLLCVYCTCYLCYYGSGHHGFVVAITGIDNVGKGLIRDGTGFVTFPVKYQCVVFRPFKGEILEAVVTMVNKMGFFAEAGPVQVFVSNHLIPDDMEFQAGDIPNYTTYDGSVKIQKESEVRLKIIGTRVDATEIFCIGTIKDDFLGVISDPGANS; translated from the exons ATGTTTTTCCACATGGTATTGGAGAGAAACATGCAACTACACCCTCGTCATTTTGGCCGTGATCTCCGGGATAAGCTCGTGACCAAGCTCATGAAAGATGTTGAAGGCACTTGCAGGTTACTCAATTGTGATTCTACATTGatgttttttttcaattttttgggCATTGATGTTATAGAAAGAGAGGATAGCACAATTCATCTATTGTGTGTCTATTGTACTTGTTATTTGTGTTATTATGGCAGTGGTCACCATGGATTTGTTGTTGCAATAACTGGGATTGACAATGTTGGGAAAGGGCTTATTCGTGATGGGACCGGATTTGTTACTTTCCCGGTGAAGTACCAGTGTGTTGTATTTCGACCTTTTAAGGGAGAGATTCTGGAAGCTGTTGTTACAATGGTTAACAAG ATGGGATTTTTTGCCGAGGCAGGTCCTGTCCAAGTTTTTGTATCAAATCAT TTGATACCTGATGATATGGAGTTCCAAGCTGGTGATATCCCGAATTACACTACTTATGATGGATCT GTCAAAATACAGAAAGAAAGTGAAGTTAGGCTGAAGATAATTGGAACTCGAGTTGATGCTACAGAAATC TTTTGCATCGGCACCATAAAAGACGATTTTCTTGGTGTGATCAGTGATCCAGGTGCAAACTCCTGA
- the LOC121748696 gene encoding DNA-directed RNA polymerase II subunit RPB7 isoform X2, whose product MFFHMVLERNMQLHPRHFGRDLRDKLVTKLMKDVEGTCSGHHGFVVAITGIDNVGKGLIRDGTGFVTFPVKYQCVVFRPFKGEILEAVVTMVNKMGFFAEAGPVQVFVSNHLIPDDMEFQAGDIPNYTTYDGSVKIQKESEVRLKIIGTRVDATEIFCIGTIKDDFLGVISDPGANS is encoded by the exons ATGTTTTTCCACATGGTATTGGAGAGAAACATGCAACTACACCCTCGTCATTTTGGCCGTGATCTCCGGGATAAGCTCGTGACCAAGCTCATGAAAGATGTTGAAGGCACTTGCAG TGGTCACCATGGATTTGTTGTTGCAATAACTGGGATTGACAATGTTGGGAAAGGGCTTATTCGTGATGGGACCGGATTTGTTACTTTCCCGGTGAAGTACCAGTGTGTTGTATTTCGACCTTTTAAGGGAGAGATTCTGGAAGCTGTTGTTACAATGGTTAACAAG ATGGGATTTTTTGCCGAGGCAGGTCCTGTCCAAGTTTTTGTATCAAATCAT TTGATACCTGATGATATGGAGTTCCAAGCTGGTGATATCCCGAATTACACTACTTATGATGGATCT GTCAAAATACAGAAAGAAAGTGAAGTTAGGCTGAAGATAATTGGAACTCGAGTTGATGCTACAGAAATC TTTTGCATCGGCACCATAAAAGACGATTTTCTTGGTGTGATCAGTGATCCAGGTGCAAACTCCTGA
- the LOC121748678 gene encoding equilibrative nucleotide transporter 8-like, producing MEGKTGNDKFKLAYILHFFLGAGNLLPWNALITAVDYFGSIYPGRHVERVFSVVYMGSSLLLLVVLLNCRKCLRLSLRLRLNLGFSMFLVSLMATPVMNWTFPKMMSSAASYYVVVVTVFICGFADGLIGGSLIGAAANLPKHYMQAVFAGTASSGVLITILRVITKASLPQTPQGLKTSAEFYFVVSSAALILCIISCNLLFKLPVMQHHYRNFREILPVNSYSKLRLRETFRKIRFPAFGIVMIYTVTLSIFPGFLAENIKSEVLKDWYPIALIATYNLADFVGKAATAVYLMEGIGAAAWWCVARLALYPLFFGCFRGPEWLRTEAPVVVLTLVLGLSNGYLTSVLMILAPKTVTEEEAEVAAIVMAVMLAVGLVAGSVIGWFWII from the exons atggaaggCAAAACCGGCAATGACAAATTCAAGCTTGCATATATTCTCCATTTCTTTCTAGGAGCTGGGAATTTGCTGCCATGGAATGCCCTGATCACCGCCGTCGACTACTTCGGCTCCATCTACCCCGGTCGCCACGTGGAGAGGGTCTTCTCCGTCGTCTACATGGGCTCGTCGCTCCTACTTCTCGTCGTCCTCTTGAACTGCCGCAAGTGTTTGAGGCTGAGTTTGAGGTTGAGACTCAACTTGGGGTTTTCAATGTTTCTTGTCTCACTAATGGCTACTCCTGTGATGAATTGGACATTCCCCAAAATGATGAGTTCAGCAGCCTCTTATTATGTGGTGGTTGTCACAGTCTTCATCTGTGGGTTTGCCGATGGGTTGATCGGTGGTAGCTTGATCGGAGCCGCGGCCAACCTCCCCAAGCACTACATGCAGGCTGTCTTCGCAGGCACCGCCTCCTCCG GTGTATTGATTACGATATTGAGGGTGATAACAAAGGCGTCACTCCCTCAAACACCACAAGGCCTAAAAACGAGTGCAGAATTCTACTTCGTCGTGAGCTCTGCAGCCCTAATTTTATGCATCATCAGCTGCAATCTCCTCTTCAAATTGCCGGTAATGCAGCATCACTACAGGAATTTCCGGGAAATTTTACCGGTAAACAGCTACTCCAAGCTCCGATTACGGGAAACTTTCAGGAAAATTAGGTTTCCGGCGTTCGGGATCGTGATGATCTACACGGTGACGTTGTCGATTTTCCCGGGTTTTTTAGCGGAGAACATCAAATCGGAAGTGCTCAAGGATTGGTACCCGATCGCGCTGATCGCGACGTACAATTTGGCGGATTTCGTGGGGAAGGCGGCGACGGCGGTGTATCTGATGGAGGGGATCGGGGCGGCGGCGTGGTGGTGCGTGGCGAGGCTGGCGCTGTACCCACTGTTTTTTGGGTGTTTCCGGGGGCCGGAGTGGCTGAGGACGGAGGCGCCGGTGGTGGTGCTGACGTTGGTGCTGGGCTTAAGTAATGGCTACCTTACTAGCGTGCTGATGATCCTGGCGCCGAAGACGGTgacggaggaggaggcggaggtGGCCGCCATTGTTATGGCGGTAATGCTGGCGGTGGGGCTGGTGGCTGGGTCGGTCATTGGGTGGTTTTGGATCATTTGA
- the LOC121748698 gene encoding uncharacterized protein LOC121748698, with amino-acid sequence MLVRSSSIPVLNSWIPKPLARSCSMSFDHNRINKISKNLTESPTNHRLPFPVYDGEGIGYRKAAAAVEFEVGGGAGVGSGGGSVGSGSRDGDDANHHASMDVHYEDMIKADPMNSMLLTNYATFLKEVRGDIMKGEMYCGRAILVNPSCGNALSLYADLIWLHYRDAKRAHIYFDRAVRAAPDNCYVMASYARFLWDAEDEIEE; translated from the exons ATGCTAGTTAGAAGCTCTTCAATACCTGTGTTGAACTCATGGATTCCGAAACCATTGGCAAGATCCTGTTCCATGTCATTTGACCACAATCGTATTAACAAAATCTCCAAAAATCTAACCGAATCTCCAACTAATCATAGATTGCCTTTTCCGGTTTATGATGGAGAAGGAATTGGATATAGAAaagcagcagcggcggtggaGTTCGAGGTTGGCGGCGGCGCTGGAGTCGGGTCCGGCGGCGGAAGTGTCGGATCGGGTAGCAGAGATGGGGATGACGCCAATCATCATGCTAGTATGGATGTGCATTATGAGGACATGATTAAGGCCGATCCCATGAATTCAATGCTTTTGACCAACTATGCTACATTTTTGAAAGAG GTTCGAGGAGATATTATGAAGGGAGAAATGTATTGTGGAAGGGCAATATTGGTAAACCCAAGTTGTGGAAATGCTTTGTCATTATATGCTGATCTAATTTGGCTCCACTATAGAGATGCAAAGCGCGCACATATATATTTTGATCGTGCTGTCAGAGCGGCGCCGGACAATTG CTATGTTATGGCTTCATATGCTCGATTTCTTTGGGATGCCGAAGATGAGATTGAAGAGTAA